The Pseudomonas nunensis genome includes the window CGTCAACAATCTGGGTCAGGCCGCGATCGATGGCGATGGTGGAGCCGTCTGCAATCTTCTCGGCCATGCTGTTGCCGACCATGTAGGCGCAGATAGCGTCTTTGTGGTTGATTTCCAGGGAGTCGAGGTGGCCGCGTGGCAGGCGGATGGGTTGGCTGATGTCTTCGATGACGTGGGTTTTGCTGGAGCCTGGGGCGATGGGTGTTTCTTTGTAGAAGGGCAGTTCGACGTCGTTGGGTTCGATGACGGTATAGACGCCGCGGATGGCCTGGGTGTTGTAGGTGTTGCCGGTTTCGTCGAACAGACACAGATCTTTCGGGCCTTCGGCGGCTTTCAGCCAGGTGCTGTGGACGGAGAGTTTTCGCGCGACTTCTTCCATGCAGTGAGCGGGCACGCCACGGGTGTACCAGTTGTGGACGTTTTGCGGCGACGTATCCAGGAATTCGGCAAATCCTGTTGTCGTAATGTTCGCTGCTTTGAGCAGCGCTTTGAACCGTGGACCGCTAGTGTTCTTTTTCATGAACGCGAGTTTACGGGCGCGGGGCAGGGCTTTGAATAAACGAACTGTTCAAATTGCGCGGGAATTTTAAGACCGGATGTAAGACGTCTTACGCCAGTTTTAAACAAGAAAAAACCGAGCGCCAAAATCGTTAAACGCAACGTTTAAAGCCCATTATCAGCGTCCATAAAAAACCCCGGATCAACCGGGGTTTTCT containing:
- a CDS encoding S24 family peptidase; translated protein: MKKNTSGPRFKALLKAANITTTGFAEFLDTSPQNVHNWYTRGVPAHCMEEVARKLSVHSTWLKAAEGPKDLCLFDETGNTYNTQAIRGVYTVIEPNDVELPFYKETPIAPGSSKTHVIEDISQPIRLPRGHLDSLEINHKDAICAYMVGNSMAEKIADGSTIAIDRGLTQIVDGEIYAIEHDGMLRIKYLHRMPGNGLRLRSHNSAEYPDEVFRAAQIEEQNIRVLGWVFWCSTLNKRRPPVPFL